The genomic window caaataaattaaaatcctTTTAGATATTgaaattagtaacaaataaagaaaaatgtcAAAAGGATAAAGCAATATACATCTCAAAAGCAAAGAAACCGGTGAGCAAATGCGGCAAGATATTCATGGACGACAGTGAGATAAATGGGGAGGACCGGTGCCACACATACAATCATATGATATAATAGGTATACTTACTTCATCAAGATAAAATTCAACATAATAAGTTTGATACTTGATTCGACAATAATTAACGTATTTCTCCAAGCCAGTTATTGGATTTTGATCCAATGGTGCTATGTatttaataacaacaacaacaaaaatcatcaataaatataaaacagagCGAGAATGATTAGTTagaacacataaaagagagatgaaagcaataaaaacattttaaacaaCGTAGCGCAAGTTGAGTTTCTCTATTTTGATGATCCATATTGGCAATGAAAACAGAAAACACGTGAAACTTCATCTATATAttgatgtgtttttaattaatgatttttatttaacaaaaaaaatgaatatgtatAAAACGGGGAAAAAATCgggtttttaataaaaaaatgttaaaaaaacgCAGCaacatatttgattttgtagatggaaaaaaaatttgtttttgtttttagaaagaaaaataaaacgtaTCAAGTTTAAAAAGAGTGCATTTACATGATGTTGATTACTTcttgttacaaaattatttcaaCATATTTGATATGGCTTATTGGTAAGTATATAAAGAAATATAACTAAAAGTTCATGAGTTCGAATCCTGTTATCCGGATTCAAAAATCTAATACAATCTAAAATCAAGAATCAATcttttgtgaaagaaaaaaataaaaatcaagaatCAATCAATACAAACCTAACATAAATCGCAATGGATTTGATTAGATTAGAGATTGAgattttagttatttattactgtaattattatttttatcggTAGACGAAAGAACCAAAATTTGACGGATTTGATTGTATAAATTTCCAATCAATAAATCTAGGATACAAAGGAGTACTGGTTAAGTAATAAATACAGTTTAAGAAGTGAAGAAACAAAAAGTTTCtcataaaattttcttatataagTGCAAAGAGTAAGTACAAGTGAAGAAACGAGTAGAGTggataccaattttttttttttttttatttagtgcGATTGATTAAAAGACAATGATGCAAGATGAAAGGAACAAGGTGGTAATGGAAAAGTTGAAAAAATCACTATTGTTTCGTATGGTAGCAATCAACCCTAATTCTAGCTCCATCATCAATTCTTCAATCGTCTCCTCTTTCATTGACAATCGTTTTCCACAAGTTTTCAAATCCTTCGACGCCCCCACTCACCCTCCTTATGAGTTGGTATGTAACTCTCTTAATTTCATATAAAGTCagtttatgttattttctaatgTCTTGGAAAGTTAACGAGTTTTATTTAAGGATGAAATGTTTGGAATAATCGAagtttgattgaaaaaaattgtaatattttaCACTAGtgcaaaaaacacattttaaatcACACATTTTAAATCGGGTGCTATCCACATGATTTAAAGCCTTGAAAATATAGGACACGGCAATTGGCTCCAGGAACCGATTTAAATAGCCTCCAGGAACCTATTTAAAAAGTCTTTTTTCCACTAGTGTTATTAACTTTCAGccaaattttgaattatcaaTACCTTTGACTCATAAATGGAGGATTAAAACTAAAGATTAACATTAAGTCTATTTTTTctgcttttatttatttcaattaaattaaatattcttaaaagtttttattttttgggtgaATGTAGATGATAAAGAAAGCAATGAAGGAGTTGAACGAAGAATATGGGTCGACTGAGGAAGCAATTTCTGGGTTTATAAGAAGCGAATACGGCGAAGATTTACCATGCGCCCACACAACTATTCTTCATATTCAGTTGAGGAAGCTTTGTATGGCTGGGAAACTTGGCTTTAAGAAGGGGAAATATGTTcttgattttgaaaataatgAGCCTAAGATGACACTAAAAAGttataagaagaagaagatgaagcagACCAGGATTTGATAGAACAAGACACTGTCCGATTGAAAACGCAATGACAAACACAAAAACTCAAAAGTtggttaaataaatttcatatatttagttgcttatatattttttggttttcaccagaTAGTATTGGACCATTTAATCTAGTTCGAGAGTCAGTTCTATCATAAAATAGTTTCAACTTCTACCGATCGCAGTTACAGAGTATCGAATTAGTCGCAATAGAACTAATTAATACGTATCATTTAACTTTAATGCTCATATACACTAGATTGTTATATCTTATTTTGTTGTtctgttaataataataataatgccattattttatttttaagtaagTGTTactattattgtaaaaaaaagaaaagtaaatgttatttttttttctagtttaatggatattttaaaaagattaAACTTACATACATCGGTGTACCTAACCAGTACTCGGTGTactttgataaaataaaatatttaaaaatttgtaatataatattgttaaaatataaatgaaactattgtgctattttttggaaaacttattaaatgaataaatttgattataattatcaatgataaacTATCCAATTTTTTGTGTATTTGTCACAAATAATTGTcccatgtatattttttaataaaaaattagaaatttgattagaaatatttaggataatttagtaaatttgttagtaattaactttattgtattattattattattattattattattattattattattattattattattattattattaatagttaatagtatattttgtttatgaaaagtaTTGTTTATGcttctatttctatatttctaattttatgcatgttcatcttattttttttataatttttttattgactattttattctttttattaataGATTATTGAATTGATCGTATTAATCTGTtttattgctatttttatgagtatatattgttctattttgttccaatctataatctgtttagtttctatttttaagcatatcatcttttttttttgtatttatattattttctttctatatatatatatagtgaatttttttttataaggcgaAGAACATCTAGACATCATGCGACAAAACAGACTACATCCTCATCTAATGCCTATAtctctttattaatatattaaaaaaagaaaaaatatttacaaaaaaaatgggGGACATAGACCTAACCCAGTGAGTCCAATGACTATGAAACCAATATCCACTGCTAGTTAATCCTAGAAGACAAACTAAAGTCCTAAAAATTTCAAGCAAATGAACCGACCATCAACACGAAAACGGTTCACGTACCCTctacttataaatatattagtagTAGATATATaaggttaaataaattttggttacttataaatattttgaattttgtttttagtccatataaaaaatttcagcaatttttgttccctcaaatattttctatcacaacTTTTGATCTCTACTTTTAATCAACTCTTAtgtactttcacatttttaaatGGTTTTTTGTATTcgtgtttataatattataagaacctCTCTAACAAGAGAGATTCTTATAATATACTAAACATGATCgtggaaagaaaaagaattaaaattttgaatgatataCACAGGTTGATTGAAAAGCAGAGACCCAAAAATCATGACAGGAGATATTTGAAGACCAAAactttatgaaattttttgtagggactaaaacttaaatttgaaatatttatagagatcaagaacatatttaaccctatgtTTTATAGATCCTACAAAATCGcgagtttttatgtttagtcctaaaatttttttattcatttttagtccctatttgcattttatagggactaattTGATGGACTAAAAGTATCCAATTCTTTtaaagaaattcaaaataggAACTATTATTAGAAACTGCAATATTATGGAGGACTAAAATTACCATTAAAATTTAGTAGGGACTaaaattatcattaaaatttaaCCCTATTTGTAATATTAGCGGCCAAAAtgctcaaaattcaaataatgaCATTAGCAGAGGCACATCCCAACTCTTTTCCTCTGGTAGAAGCATATCAAAGACCAAAAGGTCAACAACAAAGTAACTTTTGGCCCCACCGATGGATATGCCTTTGTTGCGCGCTCTAGAATAACCCCACCAAAAGaagtttatcattttttcaaattcatcatGAAGTAAGACGAGATAGATCGAAAAACTGATTTGATATAAGAACTTCACGTCCCGCCTTAGTGATACTTTTACTACTCCAAGAGTTAATTTTTTCCAAAATCTTTACGTCtattataaaattgaaaatagattttttaatgTGTCCGATCATATAGGCCAGGTAATCACAAGTATTTTCCAATGCCTAAGACAACATGAATACCAGACAGACAGTTGACAATATATAAAATCTCGAACAACACTTGATACATTCCGACTacaaaatattttagttttttgaaaattaatgaCTTGTCCCGACGCTGCCTTGTAGATTGCTAAGATGCTTTTCATCACCCCAGCTTCATTACTATTGGCCCTAATGACAAACAATTGGAGCATAACGACAAATTTTTACACCATGAATATCACCGCGACTCTATATATAAGAATACTCTCTTGAAAGTTGAAATCCATGCattcaatttcttaaaaaaatttataaaataattaatacaaaatttctatttttagactGCTTACCATGTTTCCTTAAGACATAAGTTAACATAACTGTTAAACTATTAATAGTATTATTTACTATCTAAAATTTGGATGCTGGTTAGCACAAGTCATCATTCGTTGAAAGTTCAATTAATCTCATTTACAATTACTAAATTGAACTtaaaaattgaaaggaaaaaactCGTATTGTAGAAccacaaattaaaatatttttattatgatcATGCTATTGTACGTCACACATATTCATTGGTATATTCTAGTTTATTCCATCATCAAGAAGCCCTTAATTAATTGGAACGTGAAAAATTGATGGCAGTCACTCAGAGCTCGTGTATGCCAATGCCATGTATCGGCTCGTGTATGCATTACGTTTGATTTTCTTGCATCGTTTAttagaaaaatgacataattatcTCTgaatgttgtatttttgtcacaaaaaaaaGTCTAGATAACATTTCTCatcttttttttacaagtacTCTTCACATGGATAAGGATTTGTTGCACTAAAAGCAGCATTCGGTTAAATCGTATTTCAAATATTTATAGTTAATTTTAGATCAAACAGTTCAGATTAGACCCCATATACGTGTgtgaatatttatatattttttttataaaacattagcgTGCATAGGCATCACATAATAATTATGACATCTCAACTATGTTGACACCCCATAATCATCACCTATCATTTGCAGCaccctaataaatttattaaaaagaaagaaaaaagagacaaacttggggggactagaccaaaacccaaggAAACAATAATACAAGGAACCTACCACTACCTCATTAAAAATCTTTCCTGGAAAACCCCAAGGGATAAAACCAAggataagggaaaaagagtgcggtggatttaatgaaatctaaaagacggaagacccattaaattactaatataatctCCTTGAACACTCGGCGGAACATTGTCCCACCAGTAAAAACCATTAACATTAATGCCTAAAGCAGCCATTCGATCTGCACAACAGTTCCCTTCACGATAAATGTGAGTCGctctaaaatatataaatgtgtgtgaatatttatatattttttttaagaaaaatattattttgtggCATATATGTTAAGaatattaaaagtaaaattagtcTTAAAAATGTTAACTTAagcaatttttgttttaaattttaattttaacatgtgtctttaAGGTAATACTCTCTtcggtcttttttataataacacttttggaagaaaatttgatcttttttataagaaactttgactattttttttttggtttacaatgagctcaGGATCGAATCCaagacctataacatactacccaaatctctcaccactagactgAAACTAGTGGCttaactttgaccaatttttaaatgttttaaatgtacAATTTCACATATGCCCTTATTATTATGAGagggaatttaaaaataagtaagttagttgaataaaaagtaattaaataagggtatacatgtaataaatttaaatttataagagtattaaatgaaaataactatctTAAATGTGTTTTCCTTGGTCTATATGATTTTTTCAATGTGTTCCTTATagaaaggaccggagggagtactaacaTTAAATTtgttaggcttaattagtaaaatggtctcttaaagatatttttggtttcacattggtcccttataGAAAAAAGGACCgaataagtcccttaaagaaaaaaaaaggtctgaataggttccttaaagacatctctgttaatcagtttggtcccttaaagacatatctgttaatcagtttgatccTCGAAAAAATGAACGAAAACGGTAAATTTGACTGAAAATAAATTAGGCAAACTTAAATTGACTGAAAAGTAAACGCTTAGAAAATAAAGAGTTGAAAGGTCAATTGTTGAAAACACGGGCGAAAATATAACGGTTTGAAAGTAATAAATAGGTCTTTaacttttatgtttgtagtaaTAGGTCTtttaaattttctaagttaCAAATAAATCTTTAACTGTTACGTTTATAACAGGTAGaccctttaaaatttttaagttttaaggTTTAAGTTACAAGCAGAACatttaagttttatgtttgtaACAGATAGATCCTTACTAAATAGGACCTAGATTTTGACGGGGAAAATCCGAGTTGACTGGATTTGAGTTTGAGTTTTATCCGATTTTAAAAGACGGGGTGGGTCTGGTAATTGGGGATATTGATACCCACCCCTAATCCGTCCCCGAACCCGTCTGCTTATATCGAATTACtatattttatctattatgTAAAGCTTCAAAGTTGAATGGATCCAGGCTGGAATCTTGTATGGAACACTTTCCTTATAGTATTTCAAGCACTCTTGATTTGTCTTAGATTTTTAATGCAGCAATATCTAGGATAATTCAGCCTTCTCGAGTTTGTACAAGATAGATGAAAACTCGAATGTAGCAAAgagtgttggaattgtgttCTAGAGGATTtgtgatttttgttgttgaatttcTAAATTCAGAATGAATTATTTATAGGTTACATTAATATTGTTTCACAAGGTAGCAACCCTTGGTGAAACAATTCCTTTTACCAAAAGTTACAATGTTTGGCCAATAGCAACATATCCAACAGTTGCATGTTTTCATTCTGCAACAATTCATGAAATGTTGCaactttcaaattcaaaattcaaaaacacTAGCATTTACTCGCTTTCACTTTCTTGTCATGTTGGAACATACTCTTTGTAATTAATGCTCATAAATTACAACATTATCACTCTTAAATTAGAAatccttgacaaacttatagtCATATTTTTAAGTTGAGTATTAAACAGTttgttttctatatttttattttttcggtATAAAGATTGTTGAAACAAAGTGGTTTTCCacttttaattctttattaaataaataaattaattaaaaaaaaaacgcagcTCAAGTTCATATGGAGAAAGGGCAAAATACCTGAACCCCACGGGATACTCAAACCCAATTTGGGTATGAGTTTTCGAATATGATTTTCATCCCCGTTAATAATTGGGACGAATATGGGGATATCCAAACTTTATAAGTTTGAGTTTAGGAAGGTAAAATTCATCCCTGCCTCGCCTCATTGTCTTGCCTAAATACACAAAGGGGGGTAAGTTATGTAATTTAGTTCACTTGCTCGAAACATTGTATTtgatatatgaaaatataagaAATGAAGGAACATGTAATTTGGTTTGTATCCATGTTCTTTATCCATGTCACCCTCCCTCTAAACACAAGGACATTGATTCCACATTGCATAGAGAATAGAGGATATTTTCTTTATCCATGTCACCCTCCTTCTACACACACAAGAACATTGATACCACATTGCAGACATACGCTTGCATGCGCTTGTAATTTAATGCTATAGTCACCCTAGTTgatcattttttaataatgtctCTAGATCtattcttattttaaaaatataatagaaaagGACAATGTCCATAAGTAATTTATTTAAGATCAACTTTTAATTAATATCTCCCTACAAAATACTCCatctaatattaattaatctctatatttgtcaaatttaattctttgttttacatgcttataaaaaaaaaatctttgttttATATAATTGATCCTTCTTcctattagtttttgaaatttaattctCACACGAGAGATAATTCTAAGTGATATGTAATGTTACT from Trifolium pratense cultivar HEN17-A07 linkage group LG1, ARS_RC_1.1, whole genome shotgun sequence includes these protein-coding regions:
- the LOC123891672 gene encoding histone H1-like; the protein is MMQDERNKVVMEKLKKSLLFRMVAINPNSSSIINSSIVSSFIDNRFPQVFKSFDAPTHPPYELMIKKAMKELNEEYGSTEEAISGFIRSEYGEDLPCAHTTILHIQLRKLCMAGKLGFKKGKYVLDFENNEPKMTLKSYKKKKMKQTRI